The region GTGCCCCACCCCACACTCATCCCTAGGTCAGAACCAATTtcaccttccctgggtctcccATCTCCCACAGCAGTTTGTTATTACCTCTAGTAGAAAGATCACTCATACTGGGGTCCCAGGGGCTTCTCTGTTCTGTACTGTAAGCGCCCTGAGGGCAGAGACCATGCACTGTTTTGTACCTGCTTATTAGAGCATTTAGCAAGTTCCCAGCACCCAAGAGCAGTACAGTAAACATCAGTGCAACTGAGATGCTCCTAGAGGAGAAGTACCTGGATTTGaaacctggctctgccactttccCTAGAAGTAGATCCTGGGTAATTTCTTAACACTGTTGAGTTTTGGTGTCTTCTTCAGCAAAATTCAAGTACAAATACCCAAAAGACAGTCTGtgttcctataatcctagcactctgggagcccgaggctggtggattgcctgagctcacaggttcaagaccaacctgaacaagagcaagaccccatctctaaaaaatagccaggactatggtcccagctactcagcaagtggaggcaagaggatcacttgaacccaagagtttgaggttgctgtgagctatggtgtcacagcactctatccagggtgacagagtgagattctctctctctgtctcaaaaaaaaaaaaaggcagtctgTGTTATGGGAAGCACATATTAGATGCTGGACAAGCCTTTATATTCTCACGCATCTTTCCTCTTCAGACTGAGTGCATTGGGCAGGTCCGCTCAGGAGGGAGGAGCCCAGGTCTGGAGTTAAACCTGGCCGTTCCGCCAGACTCCGAGCtgccattcattttcttttcttttcttttttttttaggcccACTCCACTatggccctcagtggagtgcagtgacatcacagctcacagcaacctccagctcttgggcttaggcgattcttttgcctcaagccttctgagtagctgggactacaggcgctcaccacaacacccagctattttttgttgcagtttggccagatcgggtttgaacccaccacccttggtatatggggccagcgccctacccactgagccacaggctcagccCCTGAGCTGCCATTTCATTCTCTGCAAAATAGAGACAAGAAAGACTACTTGCTGTAAACATGTGCTCGATGCTTCTCTAATCCAGGCATGGAACTTGAAGTCTACTGATCTGTATTTTTAACCATCTGAGGGAGGGCCAGCGCTGAGGGGCCCATCCTGAGATGGACATTGTAAGACCAGTGCTGCACAGCTGAGAGAAAGCTACTTGGATCAGAGGGTGTATTCCCGTCTATGAATATGGAACAGAGAAAAGCTAGCTGACCCTTACAGGGATGCCAtagattatttagtttttaagagACTTTAACATGTTGAAGGGTGGTTTCAAATCTCCAGCACCCGATTGATGTCAAAGTCTAGAAATTGTATGTTGGTTGGAGTGGATTGGGGTCACACAATCTTTATATAAATCATTGTACAGCCAGGACAAGTGACATTTATCACCAGAGCCTAGGGGGAGATTGTTTCTGTAAATAGGCACAGAAGGGCTCCGTGGTATCGGGAATAAGGAGGAATGGCAAAGGGGTGAGGTCGTTGtgatctcttcttttctcttcccctgaAAAAAGCAATTATGTTGGGTTTCCTACAAGCCCCAGAAAACACGGCCCATAGCTCACTAGGGGCGGCTGGCCCTGGGAGTGTGCACTTGGTAAAGCATCAGCCCAATATGCTATAAATCTCCACCTTTGGGCTTCCTtaccttcagcctcccaagaataaTGTATGTAATGAAGAACTGTGCAAAATACGTGATTATAAACCAGGATCACAGGAGTTTTAGCATGTATTCTGATTTTGATACAAGGAAATTAATTCTTCTCATCTGAGATCAAATTCATTTAACTGAAATGAGAGATGATTTATGCATCTCTCTCTAAAGTCCCACTGTGTCATTTGATTTTAGCAATCCTGTTTTCTCTTGTTTATGTGATCTTTCATAGTTAGAACAAAATGGGGTGAGGGAATGGACACTGTCacgttcatttttttttttttttttttggagacagagtctcactctgtcaccctggacagaatgctgtggcatcatcatagctcacagcaacctcaaactcttgggctcaagccattctcttgcctcagtctcctgagcaactgggactatgggcaccagccacaacatccagctagttttcctatttttagtagagatggggtctcgctcttgttcaggctggtctcgaactcatgagctcaggtgatccacccacctcagcttcccagagtgtgacTTTCAGCTAAAAGAtgtgtgttttcctttcattttccatATGGACTTTATGAAGTTCCCATACTAGGAAACTGACGAGCaaagagtaaaatatatttttatatctaagCCACACTCATTATTCCTCCTGGTACATTAGATCTATTTAATGTTCTAGACCTCAAAGaaacgtgtcttggagaaggagaagaaaaaaaacatgaccTGTTATCCAAAATGAATGCACAAGCACAGATCACTTTCCAAAATGTCCATGATTTCAGAACATAAGTGCAGACACACCCTTAAAAGAAGCATTAGAAAGGCGAAAACCTGGCCAGCTTCCTGCATCTCACTGAATCCAGTGAGTGAGTGATGGCCGAGAACAAAGGCGTGCTGTGATTGGACGGAGGGCAGGGAGGAACTGGCATCTTCAGGGCTCTCGGAAATTAGCCAACTCAACCACACCAAGCAAAAGCAAACTGAAAGCCAACAGGGGCAAGGAATCTAATGCACATGGTGCGGGGTGGGTGTGGGGGGTCTTCCCTACAAAACACAAAGCTCATGTGTTCCCAAAGGAGAAAGCTCCAGGTTGTCAACAGCAGATACTCAACGCCAAAATCCCAACATAAAACAtcatccccccttttttttttccaactgagAGCCTGAACCTTCAGCTTCTACTTCAGAGAACTGGACAAATGTTACCCTCCCCTAAGTAACTTTGTGACttgtaaaatttttcaaatgtggGAGGCATTCTTTCTGGAACAGTAAGTATCCCTAGCTCTGATGTTTATGGTGCTTTGGGTGGAAGGTCACCTCAGAGGTGTGATTTACTGGTATATCATCCTTTCCGTGGTGCCTGGACATCCTGATGAAGGACTGTGAGAAGGCCAGTCTCCTGACTTTAGGGGACAGTGTCTACACAGACACCAAAAGCCCTTTCATTACTAACACTTTCCTTCCTTGCCCTCCTTTTACTACCTGCATGGAACGGTGGAGGTTTATGGTCCTGTTTCATACACAAACACTTTCCAAGCTCCACACCACCTTAAGAAGTATGGGACAAAGATGACAAATGCTTTCCTGTAGCTTCACAGTATTATAGAAGGACAGCATCAGAAGGGAGGCTTTGGATAGAGCAAAccttgaaaatgaatgaaagagagaaacaaaggaagacattcttttcaaacataacccccttaaaaaaaaaatgcctgaattACATTCTTAGAGAGGAAAACATGAAGTCAAACGCAACAGCGATGAAGGGATTTCCTCTCACCAAATTGTCTCCGGTCCCTTAATGATGTTTCAGCCTCGCCGTGTACTTTGTTTACGGTCCCTAGATTGGTGATTTGCATCCCTCTCTCTGGGTGGCTGGCGTTGGGGGCCGGCTGCTATCTCAGTCTGGCTCTGGCTGGGGAAGGTAAGAATTTTTGCCTTGTTCTTTGAAAGATCTAGGAGGGAAATGTTGAATGCCAGTGAGGATTTGAGGTGGGAGGCATAGATATATAATAATTCGTATATTGAAAGCTTTCAGAAAAGTTCACCAAACTTAAAGGAGTTTAAGTAAAGCACATGGCTTTAGGAAAATCTAGACGAGATTTCTTCTCCCCTCTGAAAAGACTTGCAGAAATCAGGCTGGTTGCATTGTGGATGGAATTTTGCATTTGAGGCCAGGTGCCCATGAAGGGATCCCCAGGGGTGTCTGCTAGCTTACAGGCATACAGTGTGGGGAGGAATAGATACTCAAAGGCATCAAGCCTAGATCACTAGCAATTCTCTTTGGATTTCAGTTTGAAGTCAGTTACAGCTGCATGTGTCCGTAGCTATAATAATGGGTATCTTCAGATAGAATTTTCACCCTATCTCAAAACATTATACATCTTCAGATTTACCAGTACAGATTATCAGTTGTCTGCTTAGTGTCTggggatgtgtatgtgtgtatctagGCAGAGGCACATACCCTGTGAAGGAGAATTAGGGTGAGTGAGTCACCTGAGGTCTGACAAGGCTGAAGAAAACTTTGCTGTTTATTAGAAGGACAGACCTGCCCATGTGCTCAGTATCTCATTATAGATCCAGCCAAGGACTCAACATGAAAAAAGGTGCCTCTGACGTCTCCCAAGGGGTAACAGCTGATAATGATTTTCAACAGAATAAGGTGGTACTCAGCTTTGGTGAGATAATTGACCTAATTTGGGGGGGAAAGTGGCCTCTTCTAGAGAGGAAGTCCAAGGCCAGAGTTCACAGGTGGAAAGACTGCTCTTTTCGGGAGCTTCTCAAGAACCCCAGTTATGGAGCCAGAGGCCCCCAATTCCCTCTTCTTGGGGCAGGTTTAGCAAGTTCTGAGATGCCCCAGTTCTGAGTATTCCTGATCTTCAACACCAAGTGATAGCACTCCTCCTGCGTGATGGCTCTGCACCCTCAGGTGCCACATTTTAAGACCTAGGCAgtgcttttttacttttttttcttatctcatgacacacttgaacctctAGTTACACTTCAGCGCACAacattatattgatcaaaaaaataagagagagaaaaggagtatatttactgtactttgaatttctttcaaaaataatttaattaatgatcttttaaaatttttcatggcacatctaagatcctttcatggcacaccagtatgCCGTAGCACAGAAGTTCaagatctctttctttctttctttttttttttttgtagagacagagtctcactttatggcccttggcagagtgccgtggcctcacacagctcacagcaacctccaactcctgggcttaagcaattctcttgcctcagcctcccaagtagctgggactacaggcgcctgccacaacgccccgctaagCACAGAAGTTCAAAATCACTGGCCTAGAGGCTGGTGGCCCAGACCCTCCAGGTACTTGCACAGGCTGGGCTCCCCTACCTCAGCCAGGCTTGTTTTGTGGAATGAAGAAGTCTTATCTCTAGCTTTCATTCTAGACAAAAAAGGACTTCTGGTCCCTCTCCTTTTGTGACAGGATCACTGTGGTGCTGTCACTAGATGAGGCTGAAAGAATGTGCAATCCTGAAATGGAAGCAAAATGTCTAAGAACATCCAGGTCCTTTGGCGGCAGTTCAAGATATCTAACAGTcggaaagaaggaaaacaaatctcTTCCAAGATTTAATTTGGACTTGCAGAATCACTGTTCATTAAAAGGAGTTATTAACACTTGCACAGATTAAAAGATGGGGATGGATAACTTTTAGTTACAAAAGTATAGGACAAGCTTATAACAATCtcccagtattcttttttttcctcaaaaagaaAACCTGGGGCTTCATCTATTTCAAGTACTTTAACATTTCAAATAGCTTGTCTGTAAGAAAGCATATTGATGTGGGAAatagactttttattgtttgagagtATGATGTGTTCATGTTGTACATGTTTGAATGTTTAAAATCCCTTGCTTCTTAATGTGGGCCATGGAACAGCAGCCCCGGGGTAGGTACGGAGCTGACTGAATGAGAATCTCCAGTTAACAAGCTCCCTGAGTGATTTATGTCTCCATTACAGACTAGGATTCAAACTACAGATGGGTTTCTTTCTTACTGTGCAACTTTTgtcaaattacttaacctctctgagcctctgtttatTTATAAACTAGTGAGAATGAATGTTTAATGTGTGGCATTTCTTAACATTGTGCTATCCCCAGAGTAGGCAAAtggcagtgatgatgatgatgacggcTTTGGCATTATCCAAGTTACTTCCCAACCTCTTAGCATGAGCAGTAAGCAATCCTGTTAAAATTAAGATGACTGGTTTTCCCCcagtaaccaaaaacattttcatctccCATTCTCATTCCTAAAATGAGAATCCATCAAACGAGGGATTTTTAAGTGTCAGATGACCATCACACACATTCCAGGGAAAACCCAGGAATATGCATTTTTGCTGGCTTAGAGGCTAAGTTCAGCTGCCCAAGAACTACACAGCTGTTCCTACTGCCCTAGAGTGTCTGTCCCTTCGGCTGGGCCTGGGCTGACTCTGGgcttttcttataaaaatgcCTGATGGACGAGAGGAAGATCTGGAGGTTGGCTGGGGAAAAAATGAGTCATTCCGATTCACAAAGCTGTCTGCTTAGTAAATGCTGCaggagaaataaaagtaaaaagcagcTCCTGTCTCTAGAGACTCTATAGAAATGATTTGGACTTATCATGTCACTGAGTGGAGCTGGGGGAAGCCAAAATCTgctggcaaggaaaaaaaaatgtcagggaGGGGCAAGCCAGAGGGGGAGggaataaaaagagagagggagggaaagacaaGCGTCATTCAGGAACAGAGGTAGCCTGAGAGAACAGCCAGCTCTGGATCCCAAACCAAACCATGTAGTATTTCAAcaacttttcttttcccctcaagGAGATCCCTGACCTGTCATTTTATTGCCAGCCAGGCGGTTACAGGCTCTTTCCCAGAAGTTGAAGCAAGAAGCTCGTGTGGCTGTGTCTTCTCTTCCAAGTCAAGTGGTTTCCCTGGAATGGATTGCAACTCTGCGAGGTACGTGCAGTTGTCTGGgggttgttcttcattttcaggTTAGCTCAATCATAGCTTTGGGgggaagattttcttttaaacataatCTCCACTATCCTTTAACTAGCTTAGCTAGTATTTAGGGTATCACTGGGCAACAGTGATTAATTTGTTTGGTGATTAAAAATGACCTGCAAAGGAGGTAGCTCTCATATTTAgttctgtggctcaaggagtgagTGATATTTTAACCTCTCAGGGTGGGGAAGAAGCAGTGAGGCTTGATTTAGGGTTGAATTTGTTTTCAGTAGATGCTTAATATAGTCAAACAATGAATCTCATTGAGATGGCCTCAAGTATCTTTTGGTAACTGCAACTACTCTGCTGTTCTGGAGGATGGAAGACAGTGACTTCACAAGCCTGAGCAGCAGACAAGATTTTCCACCGATTTCCCCTAGACAGCATTGCAACCAGATGTATTCGATCGAAAGTCCTATGTTTGATCCTGAAATTTTTCAGGTTCAAAATGTTTATAGAggggcatggtggcaagttttaTACACAGGCGCctagagaaaaatgaatttgtaaaATTTCACTGAAAGCCTAGCATGCTTATTTGTGTAGGCATGTCATAGGATACATAATATCACAATTCCGTGTTGAGTTTAGTAGAACGGGTATGAATTGATGGCTAACTGCCGTCAATTGATGGATTTTTATGTTTAACATGACCAAGCACATCAGTTGATTTTATGTGTAACACGAGAAAGCACAGAGTTATATCCTAGGAAGCTGTTGAAttcttttccccttatttttctcttttcctaatgGATTGGAGGAGATTGCCGCATTGCAGATCACAAATCTTCACCTCCCTGTGAATGAATTCTTTGCTGGACTGACTGCCCACAATGAGGGAACAAAAAGTCCCCAGGGCACAGGGTGCACTGTGTGTGGTAATAACACATACACAGGTTGATGGTCAGTTGATGGAGAAGAACATCACTTGCTGCTGGCTACTTGTCTCGACATTGATTTTGTGGGCAGCGGGTGGGTGATAGCTTGGAAAGAATGCATGTTATGTCTGGCAAAACCAGCGGAGTCTAAGTTATTGTGAGTTGTGGAACTAACTGTGTGAAATATTGTTTATCACATAGTCTCTTCTTAAAATGAGGCTGTCCTTGGATTAGGATTTGGGCCTTTCTGTGTTTTTTAGGGGGAAAGAGAAGCAATAGACAAAGCTTGTAAAACATTTTTGTAGATCAGAGGGTGAATTAAACACTGTTAAGTGCTTCCTGCTTTTTATGTATTCCCTTTCTTTATGTTCATCTGCTtcatctttcttgcttttttgacTCAATGCAAAGAGAATGCAAGCAACTAGGGAAAAGGTCTAGGTGATTTTTAAATGCATCCATGCCTCCTGGAAAGGAGGTGCTACCTCaatctgtctttgtttttaatttctgcttgcaGGGTTTATTCTGAGAGCTTTAGCTGACACCTCTTGTTTCCTCTGCAGCTTCCACCCTGGTGAGACTCTCCAGATCTAAGCCTGCAAACCCAGCGAGGAAGAAGCACCATTGTAAAAATGACCGAAGAGCCCATAAAAGAAATCCTGGGAGCCCCAAAGTCTCCCATGCCAGTGACGACAGAGAAGACCCCCAAGAGCGAAGCTGGGGTCCCCACGGTGCCGCTGGTCAGTGAGATCCAGCTGATGGCCGCCACGGGGGGTGCTGAGCTCTCCTGCTACCGCTGCATCATCCCCTTCGCCCTGGTGGTCTTCATCGCCGGCGTTGTGGTCACTGCGGTGGCTTATAGCTTCAATTCCCACGGCTCCGTCATCTCCAACTTTGGCCTGATTGTTCTGTCATCTGGACTTTTTTTGTTAGCCTCCAGTGCCTTGTGCTGGAAGGTGAGACAAAGGAGCAAGAAAGCCAAGAGACGGGAGAGTCAGACAGCGCTTGTGGCGAATCAGAGAAGCTTGTTTGCTTGAGACTGAATGAGACCAAATAGGCTATGTGGCCGGAAAACCTGCTCTGACTTTGTCAGCCAATTCATCTAGAACCATCTTGGGAGAGAACTGACTTGGTATTGGAGCAGACTAGAAGAATGGGGGGTGAGGAGGGGGTAGAGGGATTTCTCCTTTGAGAGAAATGACTCAAGTCTTCTTTAATGACAAACTTAACCCTAAGGGCTGTTTCTAAGACTGAAAAATCAACTTTctctttatgttaaatattttgggGGGTCATGGCAGGTGCACAGCATTAGACAGCATTTGGCTCACCCTGGAAAGTAgccaagaaaaaatgagaaaataataagaTAGTCCTGGCACACCAGACACCTGCCTCCGAAAGAAATAACCCAACCTCTTAAGAAGTTGTATCATAATGTGTTTTGCCAACTTCTATGAAATTCTGTGATAATGTGTTTTTCAGTAAGTTAATTTTCCAacatctctttttgtttttcactttcagtaacTCATCACTGGTGGTACTTTATCTTGAAGAATAAACTAATATTTTGTATGCTTTAACATGGGACAGTTTTAGGTCATTGTAATTCTGtttcagacataaaaaaaatgagaagtaaaaGTTGTAGCTAACAGATGACGTTGGgggttaaatattaaaataatccaaTATGGCACTTTCGatgatttttatataaaagttaaatgtacatttaattcaaaataataaatagtcaTTGCTGCTGAAATTTCTTACATGGTTGTTTCTGTTGTCGTTGTTTCTATTGCCGTTCCACGTGGCCCATTTGTCCCTTGTCTCATGTGTAAGTTCTCAGCTATATCTCTCACAAGTGGACAGGATGCTTCTGAACTTtactggaagattttttatttttatcacttttttattACTTCTGAAGAATCATATTAATTATCTTTACTATGTTCTAAAAAATTTCTTGCCATCATAATTAGAAAATCAGTGCCTAGGGTCAGGAATCCTATAATATgccattaaatatgtatttacatttgttttgaATTAGTCATTTATTATTTGCTTAACACATGTTTCTAAGAACCAGCTATATGCCAAACATTCTCAGGCTGCTTAGTTAGTTCTCATATAATGCAAATAAGGTTACTGCTTGAATTCTTCTGTGGACACTGAGCTATTCCATAGCTAGGACTCTACCCCAGGACTCCAAGCAAAAATCTTCGTCCTCCATGTAGTTCAAACCAGAGCATGCAGACAGGCATGAAGCCTTTCTTAagacttagaaaagaaaacaaaacaagcctAGCGTAGCACTTTCATTGAAAGGTGTTTTATCTAGGAATTTAATTAAACCTTCTGAGGCTTACTACCTCCTGGTGCTCATGTGGCTTTGGTAAGTGGAAACACCTTAACGATTTGGAGGTCAAATGGTGCCCTGGGCAGATCAACATTCCTTGTAACCAAATGCAAGCAAGTGTAGGGGGCTGTGCTCATTTCCAGGGGAGTGAGTCTGTGCTTTGACACGCCTTGTTTCTGCTCCAAGATACTCAAAGGCTCCCATTGTTTTGTGAAGAAATTTCTCAGGCAAGGTTCAAGGTTCTCCAGTCGGATCCAAACAGATGTACCCAGCTTTTGTTCGCATTCTAACCCCAAGAGGGCCTTACAGGTTGGTCAGACTAGGCGGGTCAGCATTCCTGCACTAGGCTCTGGTTTCCTTGCCTCTATCTGTGCAGACTTGTGTTTTCCCTCTTTTGTGTTccatcctttcctccttctcagtCTCCCCAAATCCTGCTTCTCATCAGCACCCCAGTTCAAACTCTACCTCTTCCTGGAAGCCTTCCCTTTTATCTGAGAGTAACTGCCCTTGCATGAGTCATTATTTGTGTTCTCTGATGGCGTCTCTTATTTCCTATCATGTTGGTGGTGCAGGTGTTTTATTCCCATTCCAAAGATCCTTGTAAGTGTGTGATATAACTTTCTTATAACTCCAATGTCATGCCTAATAGCCTTGCACAGATGAGATACTCAATACATTTCTAATTGAGGTGCTAAATGAACCACAGTACGAAAAAGCAAAGAATAATTGGtttatccaattaaaaatggtttGGTTCTCAACTTCCCCCAATATAGGGCATCCCACTCGGTCATGCCTACACCGTAAGCACCATGTCTGGTGAGTACTTACCCCTCTCAACTTCTCCAGCCAGACCTGCCTTTCAAAAATGCTTGAAAAGCAAACGCATTGATTATTTCCAGCCACCAGGGGGCCTCATGCTGCTACCTGCTGCGTCTCTAAAGAAGTGCAGAACTATGAAAAGACTTAAGCTATAAGGTCTGAAATGGGATCATATCTCTCCTAGATctgaggaggtggaggagaatCTCTATTTAGCCCACCCCAACCCACCTCCCTAAGCCACTTCACACTGGCTATCTTGGGGTTCTCCTAGTACAGGCAGGACTTGCCTTGTCTTGGGAACCCCCAGTCACATTAAAAGGTATATGTGATTGCAAAGCTGTAAGGTGCAGAGATAGTCCTACACACTGTGAATCCCAACTCCCACAAGGAAACTATACCCAGACTTAAATTTTGAAGTAGCACAATTATAACCTGTCTTTACTGGGCAAGGTCTATCTCTACAAATGGTTCTATTATGtacaaaaaagcaggtgttaagTGAATGCATATACAACATGCATGCATAAATGTGGTAAAAAGATAAACTGGCCTCACCCTGGAACATCAGAATCTAGCTGTATCATCTGGAGGGAGTCCCCCTAAATCCACCTATTCCATAGTACACAGAAACAGCTTTCAACTTTATCCTGTGTGGTTGGCTTCTGGCTGGGTGAGAACCACAGCTGCCTGGTGGCTCTGCTTTCCCCTTTAGAGAATATTGCCTACAGAAGGTACTGAAGGGGGTCATGTGGATGGTGCAGATGGATAAGGCCAGAAGGTAAACCCAGGAAAGCCAGTGAGCCAGTTCACAAATCCTCAAACTTACCTTGTTGCATCCTCtaccagagagagagacagagagagagaggatatacatggatggatagatagataagtgATAGATATCCTAGTATCCTGGAAGTGTTACAGTTTTGAACTTGAAAGATTCTGACATCATAACACTTATGGTGTAACAGGACTCAACTGCACTTGTTATTACCCAGCATTCTCCACGACACTCTCACTCTAGGAGGGTAAGTGTCCACTCTGCTTTGCAATTGACAAACCTACAGTTCAGAGAGTTAAATGGCTTGTTCAACCCAGATCTCCCAGCAAGTGAGGCCTAGCACTGGGACCAAAAATTTGACCATACATTACGGTTATCCCAGTGTTTCAGTTGCCTTTGGGCTGctatagcaacaacaacaaaaaagaagaaaacagacttCTCGCAGTTCTGAAGGCCAGGCTGGGAAGGTGCCTGCAGAGTCAGTCTCTGGTGAAGGCTGCTTCCTCCTTCAGAGGTGATCTTTCGCTGtgccctcacatggcagaaggggcaaAGAAGATGTCTGGGACCCCTCATATGGGTGCTGAGCTCACTTACGTGGATCTCACCCTCATAACTAATTACCTCCCAGAAGCCCCAACTCCAAATCTCATTCCATGAGAGATGAGCTTTCAACCTAGGAATTGGGGGGGACATGAACATTCAGTCTATAGATCCATTTATATGCTTAGCCATAACTGAAGATATTTCCAAAACATCTC is a window of Nycticebus coucang isolate mNycCou1 chromosome 18, mNycCou1.pri, whole genome shotgun sequence DNA encoding:
- the TMEM100 gene encoding transmembrane protein 100, which encodes MTEEPIKEILGAPKSPMPVTTEKTPKSEAGVPTVPLVSEIQLMAATGGAELSCYRCIIPFALVVFIAGVVVTAVAYSFNSHGSVISNFGLIVLSSGLFLLASSALCWKVRQRSKKAKRRESQTALVANQRSLFA